A stretch of Gossypium hirsutum isolate 1008001.06 chromosome A06, Gossypium_hirsutum_v2.1, whole genome shotgun sequence DNA encodes these proteins:
- the LOC107930599 gene encoding QWRF motif-containing protein 2, whose amino-acid sequence MVTAVSATVISKRNGGGPRPRSQPQPRPRQRPPLLPSDPDNAIVPRSLKFREVTSRYLSTSSSSNSSTSSSSSSSSGAYTKRCPSPSVSRTPTVTTPSVVKRSQSVERRRAVTPRSYNSTDLSGDNNRKSNGEVSAAQKLLFTSTRSLSVSFQGESFSYQFSKAKPSPSPSPTATRKGTPERRKPAETTTAVKGTVQTENSKTERWPARIKQPDSMARSVDCTDERKRLNGSVNGNVVRALQNSMVGNRDLMAVGSEAQSDHTASDTESVSSASTSGALDSPCNGNGDVNRGRRGIIVPARFWHETATRSRRSDSDSPVSRKNTAPSKLIAPDKFRIDSPSSSPKGVMNSRGQLSPIRGPVRPASPSKLAASLTSSPMRGMSPSRVRNGLGGSFINTPSILSFSGDVIKMGKIGENKVSNAHLLRLLYNRLLQWRFVNARADAVLSSQRSNAEKSLYNALTTTSKLRESVRAKRTELQLLRQNLKLISILKGQMIFLDEWALLDHDYFSSLSGATEALKASTFRLPVVSGARADVQKLKDAICSAVDVMQAMASSICSLLSRVAKLNSLLAELGNLSANEFALLNQCKDLLLAIAAMQVKECSLKTHVLQLNHIPSGLP is encoded by the exons ATGGTAACTGCAGTATCCGCTACGGTAATCTCTAAACGGAACGGGGGAGGACCAAGGCCACGGTCACAGCCACAACCACGGCCACGGCAACGGCCTCCGTTATTACCTTCCGACCCCGACAATGCCATCGTTCCACGAAGTCTAAAATTTCGAGAAGTTACTTCCCGTTATTTGTCCACGTCATCATCGTCTAATTCGTCCACGTCTTCGTCTTCGTCTTCGTCTTCCGGAGCTTACACTAAAAGGTGTCCGTCGCCGTCTGTTTCGAGGACTCCTACTGTTACAACGCCATCGGTTGTCAAGAGGTCACAATCAGTGGAACGGAGGCGGGCGGTGACGCCGCGGTCTTATAATTCTACGGATTTGAGCGGTGATAACAACAGGAAAAGCAACGGCGAAGTATCAGCTGCTCAGAAATTGCTTTTCACTTCGACGAGAAGCTTGTCCGTTTCGTTTCAGGGAGAGTCGTTTTCGTATCAGTTTAGCAAAGCTAAACCATCTCCATCTCCATCTCCAACCGCTACGAGAAAAGGAACGCCGGAGAGGCGGAAGCCGGCGGAGACAACGACTGCGGTAAAAGGAACGGTTCAAACGGAGAATTCAAAGACGGAGCGGTGGCCAGCGAGGATAAAGCAACCGGACTCCATGGCTAGAAGCGTGGATTGCACCGACGAGAGGAAGAGATTAAACGGATCTGTTAACGGCAATGTAGTTAGGGCACTACAAAATTCCATGGTCGGTAATAGAGATTTAATGGCCGTTGGATCTGAGGCTCAATCTGATCACACGGCTTCTGATACTGAAAGTGTTTCCTCTGCTAGTACTTCAGGTGCTCTAGACAGTCCTTGTAACGGTAACGGAGACGTTAACCGTGGGCGACGGGGGATAATTGTCCCGGCTCGGTTCTGGCATGAGACAGCTACTCGTTCACGCCGCTCCGATTCGGACTCGCCGGTTTCTAGGAAAAATACGGCACCGTCTAAGCTAATTGCACCGGATAAGTTTAGAATTGATAGTCCTTCGTCATCCCCGAAAGGTGTAATGAACAGCAGAGGACAGCTATCGCCAATTCGTGGTCCTGTTCGGCCTGCATCACCGAGTAAGCTTGCAGCGTCCTTGACTTCGTCTCCTATGAGGGGAATGAGTCCCTCTAGAGTGAGGAATGGGTTGGGTGGTAGTTTCATAAATACGCCGTCGATTTTGAGCTTTTCTGGTGATGTTATTAAGATGGGTAAGATTGGGGAGAACAAGGTTTCGAATGCTCATTTGCTGAGGCTACTTTATAATCGGTTGTTGCAGTGGCGATTTGTTAATGCTAGAGCAGATGCTGTTTTGTCTTCCCAGAGGTCTAACGCAGAG AAAAGCCTCTATAATGCATTGACAACTACCTCAAAACTGCGAGAATCTGTTAGAGCCAAAAGAACTGAGTTACAGTTGCTGAGGCAAAACTTGAAGCTGATTTCCATCCTCAAGGGGCAA ATGATATTTTTGGACGAATGGGCTCTCTTGGACCATGATTATTTCAGTTCACTATCTGGGGCTACTGAAGCTCTGAAGGCTAGCACGTTCCGCCTTCCAGTTGTTTCTGGGGCGAGG GCTGATGTCCAGAAATTGAAGGATGCTATTTGTTCAGCAGTTGATGTAATGCAGGCTATGGCATCCTCAATATGCTCTTTGTTATCAAGG GTTGCAAAACTCAACTCTTTGCTGGCTGAACTTGGAAATTTAAGTGCAAACGAGTTTGCTTTACTTAACCAGTGCAAAGATCTTCTGTTGGCAATTGCTGCCATGCAG GTGAAAGAATGTAGCCTGAAAACACACGTCTTACAACTAAATCACATACCTTCCGGCTTGCCTTGA
- the LOC107930554 gene encoding uncharacterized protein At2g23090, whose translation MGGGNGQKSRMAREKHMEKNKPTKGSQLESNKKAMTIQCKVCMQTFICTTSEVKCKEHAEAKHPKSDIFACFPHLKK comes from the exons ATGGGTGGAGGCAATGGCCAGAAATCAAGAATGGCTCGTGAGAAACACATGGAGAAAAACAAACCCACAAAGG GTAGTCAGCTGGAATCAAACAAGAAAGCCATGACCATCCAG TGCAAGGTTTGCATGCAGACATTCATATGCACCACATCAGAGGTGAAGTGCAAGGAACATGCTGAAGCAAAGCACCCAAAGTCTGATATCTTTGCTTGCTTCCCTCACCTTAAGAAATGA
- the LOC107930538 gene encoding uncharacterized protein yields MKVSEIWVCCFLVATALLVFIFFNGSSFPNMEFTQNGDVMSVTRASRKLKGNGYDPTAVDLEDYRHRIDPVPSSKASIKPGPIEHGTPLNPYIPKPPSPPNHPKSDNGST; encoded by the exons atgaaGGTTTCTGAGATTTGGGTTTGCTGCTTTCTGGTTGCCACTGCTTTGCTTGTCTTTATCTTCTTCAACGGCTCTTCTTTCCCTA ATATGGAGTTTACCCAAAATGGTGATGTTATGAGTGTAACAAGAGCAAGTAGGAAGCTGAAG GGGAATGGCTATGATCCGACCGCTGTAGACCTAGAAGATTACAGGCATCGTATTGATCCGGTTCCGAGCTCAAAGGCATCAATAAAGCCTGGTCCTATTGAGCATGGTACTCCCCTTAATCCATACATACCAAAACCACCCTCGCCACCAAATCATCCCAAAAGTGATAATGGTTCCACTTAG